In one window of Erythrolamprus reginae isolate rEryReg1 chromosome 1, rEryReg1.hap1, whole genome shotgun sequence DNA:
- the LOC139158119 gene encoding dehydrogenase/reductase SDR family member 13-like: MEAAGALVVGAALLLRLCALLYYKFWATTWCRNTVSLRGKTVLITGGNTGVGKATAVDLARRGARVIVACRDQARGESAMYDIRQESGNSEVILMILDLASLNSVRAFAQNFLESEPRLDILINNAGVLQAAETTDGYDQGFQVNHLAHFLLTHLLLDRLKRCAPSRIIILSSSGHATGKINFRTIHKLTEKARQGYDNSKLANILHVRELAKQLEGTNVTCYAVHPGVVKTEIARFYPWWVQCVIWSLQLLLRSCEAGAQTSIYCATEEGIERLSGRYFADCQPKMPSPPACDDQLAKKLWEFSERLLGLTN; the protein is encoded by the exons ATGGAGGCGGCGGGGGCGCTGGTGGTGGGCGCGGCGTTGCTGCTCAGGCTCTGCGCGCTCCTTTACTATAAATTCTGGGCGACCACCTGGTGCCGGAACACGGTCAGCCTGCGGGGCAAGACGGTGCTCATCACAG GTGGAAATACAGGGGTCGGGAAGGCCACAGCGGTGGATCTGGCCCGGAGAGGCGCCCGTGTCATTGTGGCATGCCGCGACCAAGCGAGAGGAGAATCAGCCATGTATGACATCAGACAG GAAAGTGGGAACTCGGAGGTGATCCTGATGATCCTGGATCTGGCCAGCCTGAACTCCGTGCGAGCTTTTGCGCAGAACTTCTTAGAATCGGAGCCCCGTCTGGACATCCTCATCAACAACGCAG GGGTCCTTCAGGCTGCTGAAACCACTGATGGCTACGACCAGGGCTTCCAGGTCAACCACTTGGCCCACTTCCTGCTGACCCACCTGCTCCTGGACCGGCTGAAGCGCTGCGCCCCGAGCCGGATCATAATTTTGTCCTCGAGTGGGCACGCCACTGGGAAGATCAACTTCCGGACCATCCACAAACTGACCGAGAAGGCCCGACAAGGATACGACAATAGTAAACTAGCCAACATTCTCCACGTCAGAGAATTGGCCAAGCAGCTGGAAGGAACCAACGTCACCTGCTACGCGGTTCATCCAG GAGTTGTTAAAACCGAAATTGCTCGCTTTTACCCCTGGTGGGTCCAATGCGTGATTTGGTCCCTCCAGCTGTTACTCCGAAGTTGCGAAGCTGGTGCCCAGACCTCCATCTACTGCGCCACCGAGGAGGGCATCGAGAGGCTGAGCGGGCGGTATTTCGCGGACTGCCAGCCGAAGATGCCCAGTCCACCGGCCTGTGATGACCAGCTGGCCAAGAAGCTCTGGGAATTCAGCGAGAGGCTGCTGGGACTGACCAACTAA
- the LOC139162503 gene encoding dehydrogenase/reductase SDR family member 13-like, translated as MEAAGALAAGAALLLGLCALIYSKFAAATWCRNTVSLRGKTVLITGGNSGIGKATAVDLARRGARVILACRDQARGESAMYDIRRESGNSEVILMILDLASLNSVRAFAQNFLESEPRLDILINNAGVFQVAETTDGYDQGFQVNHLAHFLLTHLLLDRLKRCAPSRIIILSSRAHAFGKINFQTIHKVTKKFRLSYSNSKLANILHVRELAKQLEGTNVTCYAVHPGVVKTEIARFYPWWSQGLIWFFKLFVRSCEAGAQTSIYCATEEGIERLSGRYFADCQPKVPSLLARDDQLAKKLWEFSERLLGLTS; from the exons ATGGAGGCGGCGGGGGCGCTGGCGGCGGGCGCAGCGTTGCTGCTCGGGCTCTGCGCGCTGATTTACTCTAAATTCGCGGCGGCCACCTGGTGCCGGAACACGGTCAGCCTGCGGGGCAAGACGGTGCTCATCACAG GTGGGAATTCCGGGATCGGGAAGGCCACAGCGGTGGATCTGGCCCGGAGAGGCGCCCGTGTCATTCTGGCATGCCGCGACCAAGCGAGAGGAGAATCGGCCATGTATGACATCAGACGG GAAAGTGGGAACTCGGAGGTGATCCTGATGATCCTGGATCTGGCCAGCCTGAACTCCGTGCGAGCTTTTGCGCAGAACTTCTTAGAATCGGAGCCCCGTCTGGACATCCTCATCAACAACGCAG GGGTCTTTCAGGTTGCCGAAACCACTGATGGCTATGACCAGGGCTTCCAGGTCAACCACTTGGCCCACTTCCTGCTGACCCACCTGCTCCTGGACCGGCTGAAGCGCTGCGCCCCGAGCCGGATCATAATTTTGTCCTCGAGAGCACACGCCTTTGGGAAGATCAATTTCCAGACGATCCACAAAGTGACCAAGAAGTTCAGACTTTCGTACTCCAACAGCAAACTAGCCAACATTCTCCACGTCAGAGAATTGGCCAAGCAGTTGGAAGGAACCAATGTCACCTGCTACGCGGTTCATCCAG GAGTTGTTAAAACCGAAATTGCTCGCTTTTACCCCTGGTGGTCACAGGGGTTGATTTGGTTCTTCAAGCTGTTCGTCCGAAGTTGCGAAGCTGGTGCCCAGACCTCCATCTACTGCGCCACCGAGGAGGGCATCGAGAGGCTGAGCGGGCGGTATTTCGCGGACTGCCAGCCGAAGGTGCCCAGTCTACTGGCCCGTGATGACCAGCTGGCCAAGAAGCTCTGGGAATTCAGCGAGAGGTTGCTAGGACTGACCAGCTAA